From the genome of Pseudomonas sp. PDM14:
GCTGGTGAACCTGTGCACTGTAGCGTAGGCCGTTCTGCACCAGGTTGGTCAGCACCTGGGTCAATTGATGTGGGTCCATGCGTGTTTGCAGGCCACTGCCCTGCGCTTCCAGGTGCAGGGTCTGGTCCAGCGAGGCGGAATTGCGGAACTCGCTGGCGAAACGGTGCAGCCAGTATTTCAGGTCGAGCAGCTGCGGCTCGGCCTGGCGCCGACGCGACAGCTGCAGCACGTTTTCGATGACCAGGTTCATCCGGCGCGAGTGGTCCTGGATGATCTGCGCCAGGCGACGATCCGGCCCTTCCAGGTTTTCCGACTCCTGCAGCAGCTGCGCCGCATGGCTGATGGCGCCGAGCGGGTTGCGGATTTCGTGGGCGATGCCGGCGGTGAGGCGGCCCAGCGAGGCCAGCTTGAGCTGCTGGGCCTGCTGGGTGATCTGCGAAATGTCGTCGAGGAAGATCAGCGTGTGCTGGCTGCCGCCACGTTGCATCGGGATGAAGCTGGGCTGCAGCAGTGGTCCTTCCGGAATCGCCTGCAGGCTTTGTGGGCGCAGTGTCGGGTTGTGCAGCCACTGCTGCAGGCGCTTGACCAACTCCGGACAGTGCGGATCGAGGATCTTGTCGCTCAATTCACCACGACCGAGCAGGACGACCGCGCCCTGGTTGGCCAGCAGCACCCGATGCTGGCTGTCCAGCACCAGAATGCCGGTGCGCATGCGCTGCAGGATCTGTGCGTTGAGTGCTTCCAGGTTGGCCACGTCGGTGGCGCGTTGTTCCGCCAGGCTCTCACTCTGTTGCAGGCGCCGGGTCAGGCCTTGGAGGAAGAAGGCGGCGGCAAAGCACAGCGCACCGAGGGCGCCGGTCTGCACGTATTGCGATGAAGCAGCCGGGTGGCTCAGGCTGAGGTAGAAGGTCGAGTAGATCATGCCGATTGCTGCCGCAGCGGCGATCACCAGGCCGATGCGTCCGCGCAGCAGGATGTTGGCAATGGCCACGGCGATGATCAACAGCACGCCGGTGCCGCTTGGTGCGCCTCCCGCGGCGTAGAACAAGGCCGAGAGCAGGCTTACGTCTACCAGTGCCAGGCTGAAGATCTGCAGCAGGTGGCGTGGGCGCTGCAGCAGCACGGCGATAAGGATGTTGCTGATCAGGTACACCCAGCTGCCGTTGCGGAACAGTTCCACGTGCGCCAGGTCGAGCAGGTCGTTGTCCAGGTCGCTGGAGATCAGCAGGACCATGGCCAGGCCAACGGTCAGGCGATACAGGTGGTACAGGCGCAGGATGCGTCGGCCCTGGGCGCCGCTCATGGACAGGTTTTCGCTATTCACTCCGCTGTGCGCCCTGCGGCAGGTGGGCCTGGCTGCAGTACCAGCCTTGCTGATAGGGCAGGGCACTGGTGCGCGGTACATGCACGCCACATTGACTGCAGCGAACCATCGGCGCTGCGTCCTGCTCGGGCTGCTGGGTAGGGCGTTGCGGCGTCTTGAAGCGGCGCCAGAGCCAGACGGCAGCGCCGATCAGCGCGATCCAGAACAGTAGACGAACCATGGTGTGCTCTCGTATGGGCAGGTCGGCAGTTTAGCCAAGGACCGGGTGGCCGCGCAGCAGTTGCCGCGCCGGCTTGCGCGCTGAGTCCTGCGTATGTTGTTAGCGGACATGAAAAAGGGAGGCCGAGGCCTCCCTTTGGTGTCCGGTGTGGATCAGTCGAACACGCCGAATGTCATGTAGCTGAACCAGGAGCGGTCGCTGCTGTTGCCTTCGGCTTCCTGCTCTTCCTCTTCCAGTTCGGCCTGGTTTTCCGGCTTCAGCTCGTCCGGGATTTCCTGCTCGGCGTCTTCGTACTGGCGAATGACATCCTGGCTGGCGCGGGTTTCGCCGGGCGGCAGCGGGGTGTCGGATTCGATCAGGCCGAGGGTGGCCTTGGCCAGCCAGGAGCGGTTGTCGGCTTCTTCTTCGCGCGGGACGAAGTTGCCATCGACCAGGCTTTCGTGGTCCGGGTAGTTGAGCTTCAGGGTTTCCAGGCTAGTGGCAGCCAGGTCGTCCATTTCCAGACGCTGGTAGGCTTCGGTCATCACTGCCAGGCCGTCACCGACGGATGGGGTTTCCTGGAAGTTCTCCACCACGTAGCGACCGCGGTTAGCGGCGGCGACGTAGGCCTGACGGGTCAGGTAGTAGTGGGCGACGTGGATTTCATAGGCAGCCAGCAGGTTGCGCAGGTAGACCATGCGCGCCTTGGCGTCCGGTGCGTAGCGGCTGTTGGGGTAGCGGCTGGTCAGCTGGGCGAATTCGTTGAACGAGTCGCGCGCGGCGCCCGGGTCACGTTTGGTCATGTCCAGCGGCAGGAAGCGCGCCAGCAGGCCGCGATCCTGGTCGAACGCGGCCAGGCCCTTGAGGTAGTAGGCGTAGTCCACGCTCGGGTGCTGCGGGTGCAGGCGGATGAAGCGCTCGGCGGCCGACTTGGTGGCCTCTGGCTCCATGTTCTTGTAGTAGGCGTAGATCAGTTCCAGCTGCGCCTGCTCGGCGTAGCGGCCGAACGGGTAGCGCGATTCCAGGGCCTTCAGCTTGGCCACCGCATTGGTGTAGCTGCTGTTGTTGAGATCATCCTGGGCCTGCTGATACAGCGCGGTCTCACTCAGGTTTTCGTCGACTTCCGGC
Proteins encoded in this window:
- a CDS encoding PP0621 family protein, with the protein product MVRLLFWIALIGAAVWLWRRFKTPQRPTQQPEQDAAPMVRCSQCGVHVPRTSALPYQQGWYCSQAHLPQGAQRSE
- a CDS encoding ATP-binding protein, with protein sequence MSGAQGRRILRLYHLYRLTVGLAMVLLISSDLDNDLLDLAHVELFRNGSWVYLISNILIAVLLQRPRHLLQIFSLALVDVSLLSALFYAAGGAPSGTGVLLIIAVAIANILLRGRIGLVIAAAAAIGMIYSTFYLSLSHPAASSQYVQTGALGALCFAAAFFLQGLTRRLQQSESLAEQRATDVANLEALNAQILQRMRTGILVLDSQHRVLLANQGAVVLLGRGELSDKILDPHCPELVKRLQQWLHNPTLRPQSLQAIPEGPLLQPSFIPMQRGGSQHTLIFLDDISQITQQAQQLKLASLGRLTAGIAHEIRNPLGAISHAAQLLQESENLEGPDRRLAQIIQDHSRRMNLVIENVLQLSRRRQAEPQLLDLKYWLHRFASEFRNSASLDQTLHLEAQGSGLQTRMDPHQLTQVLTNLVQNGLRYSAQVHQLGQVWLKLGRDPESELPMLEVLDDGPGIPPEQLQHVFEPFYTTDNKGTGLGLYISRELCESNQARLDYLPRDGGGSCFRITFAHPRKLS
- a CDS encoding outer membrane protein assembly factor BamD — translated: MQVKHLLLIAILALTAACSSNKPEVDENLSETALYQQAQDDLNNSSYTNAVAKLKALESRYPFGRYAEQAQLELIYAYYKNMEPEATKSAAERFIRLHPQHPSVDYAYYLKGLAAFDQDRGLLARFLPLDMTKRDPGAARDSFNEFAQLTSRYPNSRYAPDAKARMVYLRNLLAAYEIHVAHYYLTRQAYVAAANRGRYVVENFQETPSVGDGLAVMTEAYQRLEMDDLAATSLETLKLNYPDHESLVDGNFVPREEEADNRSWLAKATLGLIESDTPLPPGETRASQDVIRQYEDAEQEIPDELKPENQAELEEEEQEAEGNSSDRSWFSYMTFGVFD